DNA sequence from the Bacillota bacterium genome:
TTGAGGGTCATCCGTACTCCTCCTAACCAAGATATGGCTACTTGCCCTGGAGCTTGGCGACGATGTCGTCAATGACCTTCTCGGTTCCGATGCCGGTGAGCAGGGGGACGGCGTTGACCACGGGGACACCGAAATCGCCCTTCAGGGCGCAGGTGCTGGCGATCAGATCGACGCCGGCCAGGTTGGCGGCCACGGAGAAGACATCCGTCTGCTTGATCGTGACCTGTAAACCGCGCTCCTCCAATTTCTCCCTGAGTTCCATGGCGGCGGCCGTCGAGGTGGCGATACCGCTGCCGCAGACCACCAGAATCGTCTTTGTGCTAGCCATCTTGTCCCACTTCCCCTTCTGATGACGCAAGGGCGCTCGGGCTGGAGGAACTCGGTCTGGGGCCCGGGGAGGCGGTCATGACCAGGGCTTGATCTCGAACTTGATCCCCTTCTGGTTCATGTGGGCGTCCAAGGCTTCCTTGGTCTTCTCCAGCGGGTAGACCCCGCTGATGTAGTCCTCGGCCTTGATGGCCCCCCGGGACAGGAGATTGAAGGCGACGACGGTTTCGTAGGCGCTGGCGCTGTAAGAACCCTTGATCGTCAGTTCATCATAATGAAGACGCTTTGTGTCCACGGTGATCTTGGTACCCGAAGGACACCCCCCGTACTCGACCACGGTCCCCCCTTTCCTCGCCAGTTCAATCGCCAGCTCCCAGGTCTGCGGCAGGCCGACCGACTCGATGACGACGTCGGGGCCGCGGCCGCCGTTGGCCTGTTCGCGCACCGCCTTGATCAGGTCCTCATGGTCGTCGGGGTTGATCAGCAGGTCGGCGCCGAGCTTGCCGGCCGTCTCCCGACGCTCGTTGTTCTTCTCGATGCTCATAACGTAGGCCCCGCGCATCTTGGCCAGCTGGGTCTGGAGAAGGCCCATCGGGCCGGCGCCGATGATGGCCACGGTGTCGCCGATCTTCAGGTCGCCCATGTTCACCCCGTGGAGGGCCACCGAGACCGGCTCGACCATGGCCGCCTGCTCGTAGGACATCCCCTCCGGGACGACCAGCAGGTTCTGCTTGACGATGGGGGCGTGGACGTTGATGTACTGGGCGAAGCCGCCGCCCATCTGGACGTATTCGTCGAAATCGGTCTCGATTCCCTCGCACAGGTTGTCCTGGTCACGCATGCAGTAGAAGCAGTACTGGCAGCCGGCGCCGTTCGAGGTGACCAGCCCCTTGCCGATCAGGCCGGGATCGATCCCCTCGCCGACGGCGATGACCTCGCCGGCATACTCGTGACCGACCGGGAACGGCGGCTTCAGGAAGGGATAGCCGCGCTTGTAGATCTTGACGTCGGTCCCGCAGGTCAGGGCGGCCATCACCTTCAGTTGGACCTCGCCCTTGCGGGGCTCGTCGATGGGATGCTCCTCGATCCGCAGGTCCAGGTTCCCGTAGCACATGGCCATCTTGTTGATGCCTTTCATCAGAAGACCCCCTTGGGAATTGGTCGCCTCAGACGGCCTTGATCACCGGCGGCCGGCCCTCCGGCCCAAGCAGCGGGTCGGCCTCACGAAGGGCCTTGCGGCCGGCCTCCGGGATCGGCGCGACCTTGCCGAACTGCTTGGCCACCAGGAACATGGAGGCCGTCTGCTCGACCGCGCAGGCCGCGTCGAAGGCGTGCCAGAGGGTGGCTCCGACGGCCAACGGGCCGTGCTGCCCGAGGAGGACGATGTCGTTGTCGCCGAGGTACTTGAGGGCGCTCTGGCCGAGCTCCGGCGTGCCGGGGACCTCGAAGGGGGCGACCCGTATCGGCGAGGAACAGTAGACGCAGATCTCGTGCATGATCAGGGGGATCTCGGTGTTGGCGATGGAGCAGGCGGTGGCGTGGATGGAGTGGTCGTGGACGATGCCCATGACCTTCGGCATGGCCCGGAAGATCATCGTGTGCATCGGCCACTCACTGGACGGCCGGAGGTTCCCCTCGATGACCTTGCCAGTCTCGTCGATGACCGGGACGTCCTCCGGCTTCATCGTCCGGTAGGGGACGGAGGTCGGCTTGATGACGATCAGGCCGGTCTTCGGGTCCCTGGCCGAGAGGTTGCCGCCGGTGTGCATGGTCAGGCCGGACCGGAGCATCTCCAGGCCGTAGAAGACGATCTCCTGGCGCAGTTCCTCAAGAAGCATTCGGTTCTCCTCCTTGACGTCGATTCGGGGTCCTTGGTCAGCGTCCGGGTCGGGCCTCGTCGGCCAGCCGGTGCTCCCGGGCCGGATCGAGCTCGAGCATCAGGCGGACGATGTCGACCGCCTCCTGCGGCGACGCGGCTTCGGTCAGGCGGGACAGGAAGCTCTGGTCCCGCAACCCCCGCATGAACCGCTGCAGCCACTTGACCTGGTCCCTCGGGTCGACCAGGGCGAGGAGGAAGACTATCCGCACGGACAATACGCTATCAGGGTTCCCCATCTCGTGAAATTCCACAGGGGGCTTGAGGACGCCCACCGCCAGGGCCGACCGCAGGACGTTG
Encoded proteins:
- a CDS encoding class II aldolase/adducin family protein: MLLEELRQEIVFYGLEMLRSGLTMHTGGNLSARDPKTGLIVIKPTSVPYRTMKPEDVPVIDETGKVIEGNLRPSSEWPMHTMIFRAMPKVMGIVHDHSIHATACSIANTEIPLIMHEICVYCSSPIRVAPFEVPGTPELGQSALKYLGDNDIVLLGQHGPLAVGATLWHAFDAACAVEQTASMFLVAKQFGKVAPIPEAGRKALREADPLLGPEGRPPVIKAV
- a CDS encoding zinc-binding dehydrogenase, which gives rise to MKGINKMAMCYGNLDLRIEEHPIDEPRKGEVQLKVMAALTCGTDVKIYKRGYPFLKPPFPVGHEYAGEVIAVGEGIDPGLIGKGLVTSNGAGCQYCFYCMRDQDNLCEGIETDFDEYVQMGGGFAQYINVHAPIVKQNLLVVPEGMSYEQAAMVEPVSVALHGVNMGDLKIGDTVAIIGAGPMGLLQTQLAKMRGAYVMSIEKNNERRETAGKLGADLLINPDDHEDLIKAVREQANGGRGPDVVIESVGLPQTWELAIELARKGGTVVEYGGCPSGTKITVDTKRLHYDELTIKGSYSASAYETVVAFNLLSRGAIKAEDYISGVYPLEKTKEALDAHMNQKGIKFEIKPWS
- a CDS encoding PTS sugar transporter subunit IIB; its protein translation is MASTKTILVVCGSGIATSTAAAMELREKLEERGLQVTIKQTDVFSVAANLAGVDLIASTCALKGDFGVPVVNAVPLLTGIGTEKVIDDIVAKLQGK
- a CDS encoding PTS sugar transporter subunit IIA codes for the protein NVLRSALAVGVLKPPVEFHEMGNPDSVLSVRIVFLLALVDPRDQVKWLQRFMRGLRDQSFLSRLTEAASPQEAVDIVRLMLELDPAREHRLADEARPGR